The Flavobacteriales bacterium DNA window TGAGAGAAAACCTTTGGAGAGTGGAAACACAGCCAAAAGAGCAGGAATGAAGAAATGATAGACCGCATTTTGAAAAAGATTGAAATGGTCGGCAATTTCTGAAAACCGCCACCTTATTGCAACCCGAACTACTTCAAAACCCTGCCAAGTTTCACAAACAGCGGAAAATGAACTTCCAACGTCTCTTCCTCCGTCCAAATTCCGTTTTCACGCAGTGATCGGATAAACGTTTCAACGGGATTTTCCGCATGTTGGCCGATGTATCGGTTCACACTGCTCCAAGTGTTCAGATAACCCTCCAATTGTGCCAAGTTCCACTTTACATCAATGGAATATTCCCGTTGCAACGGAATCGTCTTGAACGGAAAAGGAACCGAAGCATAATGGCTGTCTATGTGCTTGCGTTCGGGATCCCAATAACTGCCAATGGTTCCGTTGTAAAACTTGAACAGTTGTTGGTCGAATGCATCATTCGCGAACATCAACCCATAACCGATGATGGCGATAACGCCATTCGGTCTGGAAACCCGTTGCACCTCACGGTTGAAGGCCTCGAAATCGAACCAATGAATGGCCTGACCGACCGTTATCAGGTCAAATGAATTCTCCTGAAAGGGAGTCTCTTCGGCTCGGCAGTTCACGTATCTGATATTCGGTCTCTGCACAGCATTTTGAAGCTGATTCTGACTGATGTCTGAACCGACAACTTCGTTGAAATGCTCGGCCATTATAGCAGCGATCTGACCATTCCCGGTCGCGCAATCCCAACAGGAATCGAAATTCTGAACAGGCGAAAGAATGTCTTCATACAATGCCTTCGGATAAACAGGACGGAACCGACTGTATCCTACAGACTGCTTGGAAAAATTGTCCTTGACCTGTTTCATGTGCCGTGCTACAGGTTACCTACGGTCTGACCAAAGCCAACCCTCAGTTGGCTTTTGACTTCATTGGTAGTTGATGTGCTTTTTTATCACGCATCGTTTTCAGCATAGTATATGATTCTATTGCACTTTTCTGTCAATGAATTCCAACTTACTCCTTCAGAAAATTCATGCACTATGAACACCTCCAAGAAATAATCATAACCTGGGCACTTTTGCGCGGAGACTTCAGTCCATTTCCATTCCAACTCCTCCTCTGTCAATTCCAGCACAACGGCTTCAGAGTCTGGATAAAACTTTCCATTCATTCTTTTTGCATAGATGACCGCTCCATGATGGGCGTTGTCTATTCCAGATATGACGTCAATCAATTTCATGTTTAAATGCCAACGATGTCTCGCTAAAGATAGTGTGTTCGTGCTTCCATGCTTCATTGGCGTTGGTCGGCCTC harbors:
- a CDS encoding methyltransferase domain-containing protein; its protein translation is MKQVKDNFSKQSVGYSRFRPVYPKALYEDILSPVQNFDSCWDCATGNGQIAAIMAEHFNEVVGSDISQNQLQNAVQRPNIRYVNCRAEETPFQENSFDLITVGQAIHWFDFEAFNREVQRVSRPNGVIAIIGYGLMFANDAFDQQLFKFYNGTIGSYWDPERKHIDSHYASVPFPFKTIPLQREYSIDVKWNLAQLEGYLNTWSSVNRYIGQHAENPVETFIRSLRENGIWTEEETLEVHFPLFVKLGRVLK